One window of the Triticum dicoccoides isolate Atlit2015 ecotype Zavitan chromosome 3B, WEW_v2.0, whole genome shotgun sequence genome contains the following:
- the LOC119279618 gene encoding uncharacterized protein LOC119279618: MTPAPRNPFSSGFPHADAHAAQSTPVPTSPDGIFQRYLLPLKKRATTASDGSSADDSFVVPPKKRRVVDTGGEGTCTSAIPVQSRPRRTAACNVAYVSMEEEEAGTSAAGAAGSKKNRNRNRNSSRKNGPRPARDAAPLVNRPLHLSEAQRQHLETLGATAPQFVIMKSLQMSDVDRNQNRLLFSCKREFLEGHPITGILAEKETRHVHHHRGLSVVVQDDHSNQFNFTLKYLDSNGGYRFIGTGWNDFVSKNKLVKDDLHFVVEVWAFRSPELPAQPKVPGIEGLQGHPDGALGFLLRLHHDESRDVHRGEEEREFAPRPVQKKKRQAPAKAVRSKKLAGGHVSQGQAVARDVTRAEIVEAVGEEMADALFGLLMLRSSGPVPMLPFEKTSTAQIW; encoded by the coding sequence ATGACGCCAGCCCCAAGAAACCCCTTCTCGTCGGGCTTCCCGCACGCCGACGCCCACGCCGCCCAATCGACGCCAGTCCCGACGTCTCCTGATGGCATCTTCCAGAGATATCTCTTGCCGCTGAAGAAGAGGGCGACGACTGCGAGCGACGGCAGCAGCGCCGACGATTCATTCGTGGTCCCGCCGAAGAAGAGACGGGTGGTGGACACCGGGGGCGAGGGCACCTGCACCAGCGCGATCCCGGTTCAGAGCCGGCCGAGGCGAACGGCGGCCTGCAACGTTGCGTACGTGAgcatggaggaagaagaagccggGACGTCAGCGGCCGGGGCggcgggatcaaagaagaacaggaACAGGAACAGGAATAGCAGTAGAAAGAACGGACCGCGGCCGGCGCGTGACGCCGCCCCGCTGGTCAACAGGCCGCTGCACCTCAGCGAGGCGCAGCGGCAGCACCTCGAGACGCTCGGCGCCACGGCCCCGCAGTTCGTCATCATGAAGAGCCTCCAGATGAGCGACGTGGACCGCAACCAGAACCGGCTCCTCTTCTCGTGCAAGCGCGAGTTCCTCGAGGGCCACCCCATCACCGGCATCTTAGCCGAGAAGGAGACGCGCCACGTGCACCATCACCGCGGGCTGAGCGTGGTTGTCCAAGACGACCACAGCAACCAGTTCAATTTCACGCTCAAGTACCTCGACTCCAACGGCGGGTACCGCTTCATTGGCACCGGCTGGAACGACTTCGTGTCCAAGAACAAGCTGGTGAAGGACGATCTCCATTTTGTCGTCGAGGTGTGGGCGTTCCGGTCGCCGGAGCTGCCCGCGCAGCCCAAGGTTCCCGGCATCGAGGGGCTGCAGGGCCACCCTGACGGCGCCCTCGGGTTTCTCCTCCGATTACATCACGACGAGAGCAGGGACGTCCACCGCGGCGAGGAAGAAAGGGAGTTTGCGCCGCGGCCGGTTCAGAAGAAGAAGAGACAGGCGCCGGCCAAGGCGGTGCGATCAAAGAAGCTTGCGGGTGGGCATGTGAGTCAGGGCCAAGCCGTGGCGAGGGACGTGACGAGGGCTGAGATAGTTGAGGCGGTTGGGGAGGAAATGGCGGATGCGTTGTTCGGGCTGTTGATGCTAAGGTCCAGTGGGCCCGTTCCGATGCTTCCCTTTGAAAAAACATCGACTGCTCAGATTTGGTAG